One window of the Chitinophaga niabensis genome contains the following:
- a CDS encoding arylsulfatase — protein sequence MLVLSCGLVLLALRNSPSPKRPNIIVIMADDLGFSDLACYGGEIHTPNLDYLANNGLRYTQFYNTSRCCPTRASLLTGLYNHQAGIGRMTDAESEPGYLGRLGDNTVTLAEVLKADGYHTAMSGKWHVSNTIRQKTPQEQMDWLNHQRDFGPFSPIEQYPTNRGFEKFFGTIWGVVDFFDPFSLVSGTEPVKNVPDNYYHTDAINDTAVAYIKEYARYSQPFFLYVAENAPHWPLQALPEDIAKYEDTYKAGWDAIRTARYQRMIKLGLIDPAKTKLPVNGNAPSWQDNPTREWDAKAMAVHAAMIDRMDQGIGRMINALKQTGQLENTLILFLSDNGASAENCAAYGPGFDRPGKTRDGRTIAYPTQKRVMPGPQTSFASIGPRWAQVANTPYQYWKEESYEGGVHTPMIAFWPKGITANKGGFSAHVGHVMDFMNTFIELSGAKYPAVRNNQPVPRSTGISLVTSFNDKRSVGHTALFNEHFGAKYARVNNWKLVATRRDSVPHLYNLAEDRTEMNDLSGKYPEKVKELDSLWRHWATASQVVRSR from the coding sequence ATGCTTGTGCTTTCCTGCGGTCTGGTCCTGCTGGCCTTAAGGAATTCGCCTTCCCCGAAGCGTCCTAATATCATTGTTATCATGGCAGATGACCTTGGTTTTTCAGACCTTGCCTGTTATGGCGGGGAGATACATACTCCCAACCTGGATTACCTCGCTAATAACGGTCTGCGCTACACTCAGTTTTACAATACTTCCCGCTGCTGCCCCACCCGGGCCTCTCTGCTTACCGGTTTATATAATCACCAGGCCGGCATAGGCAGAATGACGGATGCTGAAAGCGAGCCGGGTTACCTGGGCCGTTTGGGAGATAACACAGTTACACTTGCAGAAGTATTGAAGGCTGACGGATACCATACGGCGATGTCCGGCAAATGGCATGTATCCAATACTATCCGGCAGAAAACACCACAGGAGCAAATGGACTGGCTGAACCACCAGCGGGATTTCGGACCATTCTCCCCTATTGAACAATACCCCACCAACAGGGGCTTCGAGAAGTTCTTCGGTACCATTTGGGGCGTAGTGGATTTCTTTGATCCATTCAGTCTTGTCAGTGGCACGGAGCCGGTCAAAAACGTACCGGATAATTACTATCATACAGATGCAATCAATGATACCGCGGTAGCTTACATTAAAGAGTATGCCCGTTATTCACAACCCTTCTTCCTTTACGTAGCCGAGAATGCGCCACACTGGCCTTTGCAGGCACTGCCGGAAGATATTGCCAAATATGAGGATACCTACAAAGCAGGCTGGGATGCCATCCGTACGGCCCGGTATCAACGTATGATTAAACTGGGGCTGATAGATCCAGCGAAGACAAAATTACCTGTTAATGGAAATGCACCCTCCTGGCAGGATAATCCTACCAGGGAATGGGATGCTAAAGCCATGGCTGTGCATGCCGCTATGATCGACAGGATGGACCAGGGTATTGGCCGCATGATCAATGCCCTTAAGCAAACCGGACAACTGGAAAATACACTGATCCTGTTCTTATCTGATAATGGTGCCAGTGCAGAGAACTGTGCTGCTTACGGACCTGGCTTTGACCGCCCTGGTAAAACAAGGGATGGCCGCACCATTGCATATCCCACACAAAAAAGGGTGATGCCGGGGCCACAAACCTCCTTTGCATCTATTGGCCCGCGGTGGGCACAGGTGGCTAATACGCCCTATCAGTACTGGAAAGAAGAATCTTATGAAGGAGGTGTTCACACACCAATGATTGCGTTCTGGCCTAAGGGGATCACTGCTAATAAAGGCGGATTCAGTGCACATGTGGGGCATGTGATGGATTTCATGAACACTTTCATTGAACTGAGCGGGGCTAAATATCCTGCAGTCAGAAATAATCAACCTGTCCCCCGTTCAACCGGGATCAGCCTGGTCACTTCATTCAATGACAAACGATCTGTTGGGCATACGGCACTTTTCAATGAACATTTTGGTGCAAAGTACGCACGCGTAAATAACTGGAAATTGGTGGCTACACGCAGAGACAGCGTTCCACATCTCTATAACCTCGCGGAGGACAGAACAGAGATGAATGATCTTTCCGGCAAGTATCCTGAAAAGGTGAAAGAGCTGGACAGTTTGTGGCGGCATTGGGCAACGGCGAGCCAGGTGGTAAGGTCAAGATAG